One Candidatus Aminicenantes bacterium DNA window includes the following coding sequences:
- a CDS encoding FprA family A-type flavoprotein translates to MAVKQIKKGIHWVGAIDWDRRLFDELIPLPDGTTYNAYLVEGSEKTALIDTVDPSKTGELLGHLQELGVRRIDYIVSNHAEQDHSGSIPELLAIYPEAMVVTNEKCKVMLIDLLAIPEDRFRTVADGASLSLGGRTLEFILAPWVHWPETMLTYLREEKVLFSCDFLGSHLAQSEPLLWDEHHVYQSAKRYFAEIMMPFRNNIAKHLQRLRALAPDMIAPSHGVVYPNPDFILKAYEEWTADKVRNRVLIPFVSMHGSTREMVEYLTGALMRKNIPVLPCNVIGADIGELAKELVDAATVVIASPTVLSGPHPAILYITYLANALRPKFKFASIIGSFGWGGRMLEILQAQLGNVKAEILEPVMVKGFPRPADYQALQRLADDIEKKHRELGILP, encoded by the coding sequence ATGGCAGTTAAACAAATAAAAAAAGGCATTCACTGGGTGGGGGCGATCGATTGGGACCGACGCTTGTTCGACGAACTGATCCCCCTGCCCGACGGCACGACCTACAACGCCTACCTGGTCGAAGGCAGCGAAAAAACCGCCCTGATCGACACGGTCGATCCCAGCAAGACCGGGGAATTGCTCGGCCATTTGCAGGAATTGGGGGTGCGGCGCATCGATTACATCGTTTCCAACCACGCCGAGCAGGACCATTCGGGCTCCATCCCCGAGCTGCTGGCCATTTATCCCGAGGCCATGGTGGTGACCAACGAAAAATGCAAGGTCATGCTGATCGACCTGCTGGCGATCCCGGAAGACCGTTTTAGAACCGTGGCCGACGGCGCCAGCCTCAGCCTGGGCGGACGGACGCTGGAATTCATCCTGGCGCCCTGGGTCCATTGGCCCGAAACCATGCTGACTTACCTGCGCGAGGAAAAGGTCCTTTTTTCCTGCGACTTTCTCGGCTCGCACCTGGCCCAGAGCGAACCGCTGCTCTGGGACGAACACCATGTCTACCAGTCGGCCAAGCGTTATTTCGCCGAGATCATGATGCCGTTCCGCAATAACATAGCCAAGCACCTGCAGCGGCTGCGGGCGCTCGCTCCGGACATGATCGCCCCCAGCCACGGGGTGGTCTACCCGAACCCCGATTTCATCCTCAAGGCCTACGAGGAATGGACGGCCGACAAGGTGCGCAACCGGGTGCTGATCCCGTTCGTTTCCATGCACGGCAGCACCCGCGAGATGGTCGAGTACCTGACCGGCGCCCTAATGCGGAAAAACATTCCCGTGTTACCCTGCAACGTGATCGGCGCCGATATCGGCGAGCTGGCCAAGGAGCTCGTCGACGCGGCCACGGTGGTCATCGCCTCGCCGACGGTCCTCAGCGGGCCCCATCCGGCCATTTTGTACATCACCTACCTGGCCAACGCCCTGCGGCCGAAATTCAAGTTTGCCTCGATCATCGGTTCCTTCGGCTGGGGTGGGCGCATGCTGGAGATCCTGCAGGCGCAGCTGGGCAACGTCAAGGCCGAGATCCTGGAGCCGGTCATGGTCAAGGGCTTTCCGCGGCCGGCCGATTACCAGGCCCTGCAGCGCCTGGCTGACGACATTGAAAAGAAGCACCGGGAGCTGGGGATCCTGCCCTGA
- a CDS encoding rubredoxin, with amino-acid sequence MKRYACSICGYVYNPADGDSDSGIPAGTAFEDLPDDWVCPVCGAGKDAFEVTD; translated from the coding sequence ATGAAACGATATGCGTGCAGCATTTGCGGTTACGTGTATAATCCCGCCGATGGCGATTCCGATTCCGGCATTCCGGCCGGGACCGCCTTTGAAGACCTTCCCGACGACTGGGTGTGCCCGGTTTGCGGGGCCGGCAAGGACGCCTTCGAAGTGACGGACTGA